AGCTCCTGCATCACCGGGCCGGGCGGGCCGGCCGGCGTTCCGCCGCCGACGCCGGCGCCCGGCAGCGCGGTCGAACCGCGAACCGGGCCGGTTCCGGTTTGCGGGACGGTGAACGTGCCGGGCGGCTCGGTCGCGAGCGGCGCCGGCGTCGCTTGAATGCGCGCGTCGCCTTGCTCGGCCTGCGCGCTCGGTCCGAACGCCGACCCGGTCGTGCCGAAGCCGATGCGCAGAAACCAGCCGAGAACGCCGAGGAACACCACAGCGAAGACTGCGAGGATCGGAATCGCGATGCGCGCCGGCAAGCCCACCCGGCGATGTACGCCATCGAAGACCGGGTTCTTGCAGCGCCGCGGAGAAACCAGCGGCAATGTTCCCGGGTTTGCCCGACGTCGCCGAGCTGCAGCTCTTGTTCGCGCAGTTCAACCTGCTGCATTTCCGCGGCGAGATCCCCGCCTACCGGATCGCGTACAACGCGCGCTTCTCGAACCTCGCGGGGCGCGTGAGCTACAAGCCGCCGGTGATCGAGCTTTCGCCGAAACATTTGTCCGGCAAGCCGGAGGAGCTGCGCGAGACGTTGCTGCACGAGATGATCCACGCCTGGCTGCATGCGCTCGGAAAAAATCCGGGCCACACCGCGGCGTTCAAGAAGAAGATGCGCGAGCTCGGCCTGCGCTCGATCTACCACGACCTCGGCAAAGCCGCCCCGCTCAACGACTCCGCGAAACGCTACATCATCCGTTGCGAGAAATGCTTCATGGAGCTGCTGCGCAAGCGCAAGCCCTCGCCGCACCTGATGTGCGCCCGCTGCCGCAAGCCGATCGTCGCCTTCGAGATCGTGGAGATGCGCCCGGTCGAGCTGAACCAGGCGG
The window above is part of the Candidatus Eremiobacterota bacterium genome. Proteins encoded here:
- a CDS encoding SprT-like domain-containing protein; this encodes MFPGLPDVAELQLLFAQFNLLHFRGEIPAYRIAYNARFSNLAGRVSYKPPVIELSPKHLSGKPEELRETLLHEMIHAWLHALGKNPGHTAAFKKKMRELGLRSIYHDLGKAAPLNDSAKRYIIRCEKCFMELLRKRKPSPHLMCARCRKPIVAFEIVEMRPVELNQAASRRAP